The genomic stretch CGACACGAAGCCAAAATTCATCTTAGTTCGACAAGGTCGTCATTATGGCCGCCAAGCGATTTGCGAGCGTTCAGGATCTTCGGAAGGACAACGAATTCTTTATTGCGGACAAGCTTCCTTGTTGCTTGAGCGCAGTCGGATACGTCGACAACAACTGGTCGGACAAAGAAATTGTAACTGCAGAGATACTGGACATCATGGCGCCACGAGTAGCGGCGACACACCCCAACGGACGTCACGTGCTTTTTGCGCATAGTGGGTGGTTGGAAGACAACCGCATTACCCGATACAAAAAACTTTGGAGACGTCTGGCGGATGCAGGCGTCGCCCTACCGAATGGCGTTCGCTCTGAAGAGGTTATGCGTAGCCGAGCGCATGAAATCTTGTTCAGCGGATTTATCGAGGTCGATAACCGAACCTCGAATGCGATACCTCGACTGCTATTAGATCATAGCAGCTTCTTTTTCATGCACTGCGATCTCGATGAAATTAGAAATATCTTCAATCTGTTTTCGACGTCCGACACCGTCGACCCGCGCTCGGGGTTGCTGAGCCAGAATGGTTGGCTCGTCGAGATATTGTGTCGTGGACAGGCTGGCGTCCATCAACCCTACGCCTGGGTCGATGAGCGATATTCTGGCCTTGTCTACATCTTCAACCCAGAATATCTCGCTTATTGACGAGGCGGCGTCGCAAGGGCCGTCTTGCGGCTCGAGATTGCTTCGCGACGCTTCGCAAAGCTCACTTCACGCCGACGACCATCGAATCCGGCCCCAGCAAATGCTCGACGCGCGTCTCGAAGAACCCGGCCTCGCGCATCCAGCCCTGACAATCCGCGCCGGTGTAATCGAAGCCGCCGGGCGTCTCGATCAGCATGTTGAGGCTCATCAGCAGGCCGAAGGCGTTTGTCTTGCGCTCGTCGTCGATCAGCGCCTCATAGACGATGAGCGCCCCGCCCTTCGGCAGCGCCTCATAGGCCTTCGCCAGCAGCAAGCGCTTCTCCTCGAGATTCCAATCGTGGAGAATATGCCCCATGACGATGACGTCGACCTTGGGCAGCGCATCCTTGAAGAAATCGCCCGGATAGAAGCGCAGCCGATCCGATAGGCCGTTCTGAGCAACGAAATCATCGAACACCGGCTGCACCTGCGGCAGATCGAAACCGCCGCCGGAAAGATGCGGATGCGCGCGTGCGACCGTGACGGGGACCATGCCCTGCGCGCAGCCGACATCGATGAAGCTCGCATAATCCTTCCACGGGAATTTCGCGGCGATCGCCTGCGCCGGGCCGGCGCTGATGCCGCTCATCGCAGTGAGGAAGCCGCACAGCTTTTGCGGATCGGCGTAGAGAGAGCCGAAGAAATCCCCCTCGGCGGCGTTCTCGCTCTGCGCGACGCCGGTGCGCAACGCATCGGTGAGGCGGTTCCAGCTCGAGAACAAGCGGAGATTGGACATTTCCA from Methylosinus sp. C49 encodes the following:
- a CDS encoding methyltransferase, which translates into the protein MSQLSPEKILGLGFAFWNSKVLLTAVELGLFTVLAEGPADAETLRARLGLHERSARDFFDALVALGMLERENGLYRNTAETDLFLDRAKPSYVGQILEMSNLRLFSSWNRLTDALRTGVAQSENAAEGDFFGSLYADPQKLCGFLTAMSGISAGPAQAIAAKFPWKDYASFIDVGCAQGMVPVTVARAHPHLSGGGFDLPQVQPVFDDFVAQNGLSDRLRFYPGDFFKDALPKVDVIVMGHILHDWNLEEKRLLLAKAYEALPKGGALIVYEALIDDERKTNAFGLLMSLNMLIETPGGFDYTGADCQGWMREAGFFETRVEHLLGPDSMVVGVK